The Tautonia marina genome has a window encoding:
- a CDS encoding hydrogenase/urease maturation nickel metallochaperone HypA, with amino-acid sequence MHELSIAEALVQHVTEAMAGSAPYRVTRVRLRIGLRSGAAADALAFALPWL; translated from the coding sequence ATGCACGAACTGTCGATCGCCGAGGCCCTGGTGCAGCACGTCACCGAAGCGATGGCCGGCTCGGCCCCATACCGGGTCACGCGGGTTCGGCTCCGAATCGGCCTGCGTTCCGGGGCCGCTGCCGACGCCCTCGCCTTCGCGCTGCCATGGCTGTAG